The genomic window TGGATCAGCAGTTCTTCCGGCGCTGGCGCTTCTTTCGGCGTTTCGGCAGCGAACTGACGACCCGCCTGAAAAACGTTTTTCTGGCGCTGATTGTGGCCTTCACATCGCTCTACCTGTTGGAGGCCTGGTACATTTTCGACTCCCTGGCGGAAGCCTGGTCGAAGCTGCTCAGCCTCAGCCTGACCATCGCAGAAGTCAGCATCTCCGTAGAAAAGGTACTGGTAGTCGGCCTGGTCCTTTACCTTTCCATCATCGCCTCCTGGACCATTCGGAACATTCTGGAGGCTGAATTCTTCCCGCGGCGGCGTTTTGATCGGGGCGTCCGTGATGCGATCAAGAAACTGCTGCACTACAGCCTGGTCCTGATCGGCTTTCTCCTGGCCATGAGTTTGGTCGGGGTGGAGCTGAAGAACTTCGCGGTGCTGGCGGGGGCGTTCGGCATTGGCATCGGTTTCGGCCTGCAGAACATCGTCAATAATTTCGTCAGCGGCCTCATCCTGCTCTTTGAGCGGCCGATCAAGGTGGGAGACATGATCGTTGTCGACAACGAGTGGGGAACGGTGCGTAAGATCGGGCTGCGCTCCACCGTGGTGACGACCCTCGAAGAGTCGGAGATTATCGTTCCCAACTCCGTTCTGGTGGCCGAGAAGGTGACCAACTGGTCCCTCACCTCCACCCTCTGCCGGGTGGCCATCCCGGTCGGCGTCGCCTACGGCAGCGACGTGCCGCTGGTCCTCAGGATTCTGGTTGAGGCGGGCAAGGAAAATGCTGCCGTTCTCGATGATCCGGAGCCATCGCCGCTGTTCAGGGGGTTCGGCGACAGCTCTCTCGATTTTGAGCTGCGCGTATGGATTTCCGATGTTCGCGACCGCTTTCGGGTGCGCAGCGAGATCTGTCAGTACATCGATCGCCGTTTCCGGGAAGAAGGTGTGGAGATCCCCTTTCCGCAGCGCGACCTGCATCTGCGTTCGGTGGATGCGGAAGTCATCCGCGATCTCGGCAATCAACCCCCAGGCAAAAATTCTGCCCCGTCGTCGAGATTCATTTCCACTGGCGAGAAGGGAAAAGATAAACGACCGGCCCAAAAGATTGCGACCGGTCGTGCGAAAAATGGGGCCTCCCGAGAAGATTAATTCGGCTGCCTTTTCCCAGCCGGTTGCCTAAATCGGATGTTCAGCGAATTATCCCCACATCTGCATCAGTTTCTTGCGTTGCTTGTCCAGACTCTTCTGTCCCTGTTCGATTGAGTCGAGCAGATGCCGGCGCCAATCGTCGGCTACCTCGCCCCCCCGTTTGCCCAGTTCGGAAGTCTTTTCGCCCAGTTCTTCCGCCATGTCGGTCACAGCATGAGCGGCGTCCCGGATCATTTCTTCTGTCTCGTTCCTGACCTTTTTCGCATACCTGGAAATCTGCTTGCGGGTCCGCTCGCCTGACTGGGGTGCGTATAAAAGGGCGAGCCCCGCCCCGATGACTCCGCCTGCCAAAAGCATCATTGCTCCCACTACGGCACTGTTGTTTCTTTCAGCCATGATACCCTCCTTAAGTTGATTGATGCCCAATTTGAATCTAGCATAAATCCCGGTGCCTGCAAGGGGCGGCAATGGAGACTTGAGGCATGGAATGAATCGTGCTATTTTCCTCTGCGCATACCGCCAAGGGGGATGAAAACGATGAAAATGAAACCAACGGTGATGGTCCTGGGAACCGGCCGCGCCGTTCCTGACAAGGTGCTGACCAACACCGATCTGGAGAAGATGGTCGACACCACGGATCGCTGGATTGTCGAGCGCACCGGCATTCGTGAACGGCGGGTGGTGGAGCCGGGAGTGCCACTCTCCGAACTGGCAACCCGGGCGGCGCTGGCTGCCCTTGAAGATGCCGGCCTTTCGGCCGCGGACATCGACCTGATCATTGTCGGCACCGTCACCGGCGACATGAAGTTTCCGGCGACGGCCTGTATCATTCAGGACCGGCTTGGCGCCGAAAAGGCCGTAGCCTTCGACCTGTCGGCCGCCTGTTCGGGATTTCTCTACAGCCTGCAGGTCGCTACCGGGCTAATGTCCACTGCCGGCTACCGTCATGCACTGATTATTGGTGGCGACGTGCTTACCTCCATGGTCGACTGGGATGACCGCGACACCTGCATCCTTTTCGGTGACGGCGCCGGTGCCGCGGTGCTTGGACCCGCTGTTGGCGATCGGGGCCTGCTTGCGACCTACATGCGAAGCAACGGTGCTCACTACCAGCTTCTCTATAATCCTGGCTGCGGCAGTCTGCATCCCCCCACTCCACAGAATGTTCAGGAGAAAGTTCATACCATTCGCATGGAAGGTCGCGATGTCTTTCGCCACGCCGTGCTGGCCATGACCGAGGCGCTGCAGGAGGTGCTTTCCCGTACGGGCATGTCGGTCGACGCTCTCGACCTGCTTATCCCCCATCAGGCTAACCTGCGCATCATCGAAGCCGTCGCCAAGCGTTTCGGCACCTCACTCGACAAGGTTTATGTCAATGTCGACCGGTTCGGGAACACCTCGGCCGGTTCGATTCCCATTGCCCTGGACGAAGCCCGCCGCTGCGGTCGTATCGGCGATGGCGATACCGTCGGTCTGGTGACCTTCGGCGCCGGCTTCACCTGGGCCGCAGGCATTCTGCGGCTTTAAGCCGCCGGCATCGTCTTCGATTCCTTCACAGGAGTAATAATTTTTCGTTCCCTTGATCTTTCCTTTTCGCGCGCTACAATCAAAACAAAGGGAAAGGAGGATTCGGGAGATCGAAAATACATTATTAGTAAAAGCAGAAACCGGCCCCTGAGTGGGGTATTAATCGCCCTGCCCCGCAGAGCGAAGACGCCGGAAAAAGAATTAAGAGCAAGCGATATCCGGCCGACAAAAAAAGACCCTTCGCAACGGATGCGAAGGGTCTTTTGGCTTTTAAGGGACAGGCGCGGGAAATCGGCAGGCCGCTGAAACCGTCGTCACTCCCCGCCGTAGAGGGTTTTCAGGATGGCGGGATCTTTTTCGTCCTCAGCCAGCACGATGTGACAAGTTTCACAATCCATGGAGATCGTCGCGCCGTTTGCCGTTTCATGCGATTCGTCATGACAGCGGAAACAGCCGGGATTCTCCATGTGCCCGATATGGTTCGGGTAGGTATTCCATTCGATCTTCATCTCCGGAAAGACATTGCCGCTGTAAGCGTCCTGTACGCCGGTGATGGCACGATCGAGCAAGGCACGCTGCTGCTGGACGAGTTGCGGATAGTTCTTCTGATACCAGCCGGTCAGGTCGGTGGCAATCGCCGTTCTCGCCTCCTGCTGGCTTGCATATTTCTTCAGAACCACTTCCATTGCCTGCCTCTTGATGAACGGCAGTTCGCGAGGGATATCGCCGGAAAGGATCTTGTTGTCCAGCGCCCGTTCGGGGGGGAGATAAATGTGGGAGGGACGGTTGTGGCAGTCGATGCAGTCCATGACGCGTATTTCGACCGCCGGCCCGGCTTTCTGCAGGACTGCCTCGGCATCAGTGGTGCGGAACACGACGGCGGCGCCGTCCTTGCTGGCCAGAGTCGCTTCGGGGATGGTCATGCGTGAGTGGTCGGTGGCCTTGTAGGTGATCTGGTTTTCGGGTGCGACGTGCCAGTGGATACCATGGGAACTGACCGTCCGGTCACCGGCGCTGCCGATTTTCATCAACAGGACTGTCTGCACATGGGTGTTCTCCTCGTCGGGGAGAAACTTGTCCCTGACGACAAGCTTGTTGCCGATGAACTTCTCCGGACGATGGCACTCTTCGCAGGTGTCGCGGGCCGGACGTAAGCCATGGACAGGTGTTTCGATCGGGCGGCTGTAGGTTTCCAAAGCTACGGCAGCAAGCTGGCGGGCGCCGGAAATCTTCGATTTGGCGAACCAGGTGGCGCCGGTACCGATATGACACTCAACACAGGAGACCCGCGAGTGGGGAGAATTTTTATAGGCGGTGAATTCGGGATTCATGACCGTGTGGCAGAACTGGCCGCAGAAGCCGATTGATTCCATGTAGTGGTAGCCGCTGTAGCCAAGCAGGGCAAAAATAAAAAAGTTGAGACAGGTCAGAAAGACCGCCAGAAAAACCAGCCCGCGCAGACGATTGAAGCGAGTCGCTTCGGTAAAGTGCTCCCGCAGATATTCGAGGGTGAACAGGCCGACCTCTTCTTTCCCCTTGAAAAAGAAAAGGCCGAGAAATACCAGTACCAGCCCCAAAGCGAAAAGCGGGCCCATAACCATGTAGATAATGGCCCCGAAGTAAGGATTATCGATCCAAGCCATCATGTCGATGACGATAAAGCCGAGCAGAAGCGGGAACATGACCGTGCACAACATGGCCCCGATCAGCGAAACCCGACTTCTGGTGATCCCCTTCAAGAAGGCCTTGACGATGTCCGTTAACCTCACCATTTCATTTCTCCTTTGCCATTCAATCAAAGCCGCTAGCGGGGGTTCCGATCGGCCAGACGCTGCAGTAGAAGCAGCGTATTTGCCAAGGTGGGATGGTTCGTTACATAAACATACCTAATGTGCGAGAACTTATCAAAAAAGTACCCATGTTTATACTAAAAAATTATTAACGTGATAGTCGGCAACAAGTCCTGAGCCCGTGCGCCCAACGTTCTGCTTTGTTGCCCCTCGCAGTTTTTTTGGTGGGTGAAGCAGGTCTGGCCAAAGGCCAGCCAGGGAGCCATAACGAGGGCACTCCAGCCGATAAGCTTGAATTAATAAAATGATTAATCTTGCGGAGCATGAGTGCCGCAATGCGATGGGTAGCGAGGTTGACAGATCAGGTTAATCCTTTAATTCTTTAGGGCACTTAGACGATTTCCGCTTTTTTTTCAAGCAGGTAAGAAAAAATTAGTTTACAAATTTAAATTAAATCAGTACAATTAATCCAAACAAAGAGAACAGCAGGCCAGGAACTAGACCAACCCCAAACAAGGCAGGTGACTTATGAAAACAGCGAACGGTTTCCTTGAGATGGCAAAGTCCGGTTACGTCATTGCTCTTCTTGTGGCTCTGGGCGTATTTGCGGCGATTACCGCGGTCCTCGTTGCCTGGCCGGCACTGGCCTATATCGGTTCGAAGTTGATGTAACAGTGGGTCCAACGATCAGGCCTTCAGCAGACTGAACACCTATCAACCCCTCAACGCGGCAGGTGACTTATGAAAGCAGCCAGCAATTTTTCCGAAGTGGTAAAATCCGGTTACGTCATTTCTCTTCTGGTCGGGCTCGGCGTTTTTGCCTCGGTATCGGCAGTCCTCATTGCCTGGCCGGCCTTGGCTTACCTTGGCTCCAAGTTGATGTAACACCCTGAATCAGCAGCAGCAAATCTATAAGTCGAACACATATCAACCCTTCAACGCGGCAGGTGACTTATGAAAGCAGCCAGCAATTTTTCCGAAGCGGCAAAATCCGGTTACGTCATTTCTCTTCTGGTCGGGCTCGGCGTTTTTGCCTCGGTATCAGCAGTTCTGATTGCCTGGCCGGCTCTGGCTTATCTCGGCTCCAAGCTGATGTAGAGGGTGTTGCGCTAACAGCCACAGATTTTTGACTGGGTCAGCGCCACTCCCGGAACCCGGCAATTAAGCCAGTAGAAAATGTGAAACATGGCTCAGTAGGCCATGCACAGCACAGCACGATCAGCCACAAAAAAAGCGCCCGAACGGGCGCTTTTTTTGTGGCTGATGGCCATCTGTCACTTCGCGGGTCGCAACTCCAGGAATTTTCCGGTGCCGAGAGCCGCTTGGTTGGCAGAAATGCCAACCCGATCAGGGTTAATGGGATTTATCCTCCAGAAAGGCGGGAAAGATCATGTTGATGAAATAAAAAATGATGAAAGGTGCGGACAGAACTAGCAGGCTGCCGCCCAACCCTTCCTTAAAGGTTTCCATGTCATGCGGAATGATCGGCAGATGGTAGTGCATGAAACCGGCAAATGAGAGGGAGAAGGCCTGCCCCCCGATGACGACATTCCAGCGCATCATGAATACGCCGAACAGCACCAGTACGCAGGCGACACAGGCTCGGCGGGTGGTAAGTCCCGGAATCAACAACAGCAGAAAAGGAAGAACATTGCCGATGCCGTACTGCATGATGAAGATTTTTGTAAAGTCGTGCTCATAGATGACGTCACGCAATATATCCCATGACTTGACCGCCGTGTAGCCGCGGAAAATGATGTCGAGCAGTTCCAGGGTGATGGCCAGAGTCATGAAGATCAGCAGGTATTTGGAGGTCATCTTGACCTCATGGGTTTGCACGCTGCGCAGGTGGTCGGCACTCAGGTCCGTGGTGCCGACGAGCCGATCTGGGAGCAGGAAGTTTTTATTGCGCTTGGCGGCCCATTTGCGGATCTCCATGAAGACGGCGTAGCTGATGATGCAGAGGGC from Desulfuromonadales bacterium includes these protein-coding regions:
- a CDS encoding YtxH domain-containing protein, whose amino-acid sequence is MAERNNSAVVGAMMLLAGGVIGAGLALLYAPQSGERTRKQISRYAKKVRNETEEMIRDAAHAVTDMAEELGEKTSELGKRGGEVADDWRRHLLDSIEQGQKSLDKQRKKLMQMWG
- a CDS encoding beta-ketoacyl-ACP synthase III — protein: MKMKPTVMVLGTGRAVPDKVLTNTDLEKMVDTTDRWIVERTGIRERRVVEPGVPLSELATRAALAALEDAGLSAADIDLIIVGTVTGDMKFPATACIIQDRLGAEKAVAFDLSAACSGFLYSLQVATGLMSTAGYRHALIIGGDVLTSMVDWDDRDTCILFGDGAGAAVLGPAVGDRGLLATYMRSNGAHYQLLYNPGCGSLHPPTPQNVQEKVHTIRMEGRDVFRHAVLAMTEALQEVLSRTGMSVDALDLLIPHQANLRIIEAVAKRFGTSLDKVYVNVDRFGNTSAGSIPIALDEARRCGRIGDGDTVGLVTFGAGFTWAAGILRL